The Methylopila sp. M107 genome contains the following window.
ATGGCCGCCGTGTTCGGCCGATAGATCAGCGTGCCGGCGATCGCCGACTTCATCACGCCGATGGGGTCGGAGTTCGCGTAGTCCGAAAACTGCGAGGTTCCCGACAACGTCAGACGGCGCGAGGCCGCATAGGTGTTCGGATTGTGCACCAGCGCGGCGACGCGCTGCTCGCGCTTGATGAGGTTGTAGTCGGCGATCCCCATCACGGCCTGCTGTTCGGGGTCGACGTTGGTCTGGCCGAGCTCCCGCATCCGCGCCGCTTCGTTGATGTCGGAATTCGGGATCGCCGCCTCGAGGCCATAGTCCTCGACGGCTGAGGTCTCCTCGGTCGCGGAGAAGTCGACGCGGGGAACCTGCCCCGTGCGGCCGACGCGGTTGTCCGGCGCCGCGAACCCCTCCTTCAGCGGATACCTGTTCCACTTGAATTTCTCGCTGAACACCGGCGTCGGCGGCAGCACCCTGTCGGCGATGAACGACAAGGCCGGGTTGCGGTAGCCGATGGCGATCGCGGTCAGCGTCGCGTCGGTGACGAAGGGGCGGACAGGCGCCATGGAGTTGGATCCTTGAGGGCTCGAAAGGGCGGCGACCGGCGCGTCAGGCCGGCAGGACGATCAGGCTCGGCGCGACACGCAGCCAGACGATGTCGCCGGCGACGCCGTCCGCCTGGACCTGGCCGACGACCTTGATGGACTGACCCGCGACGCCCGACGCCACGACAGCCCGGCCGGTCGCGTCGGCCGTGACATGATCGAAGGCCGCGACCGTTCCGCCGAGTTCGACCTCGGCCCAGCCGGCCTGGATCACGTCGACCAAGCCGCCAGCCTCCGCGCCCATGCGCTCGGAGACGCCGACGAGCTTGTCGGTCGAGGCCGCGGCCTGACGCACCTTCGTGCCGGCGCCCGAACCCGCTACGATGTGGCGGCCGGCGATCGCCGCCGCCGCCTCGAAGGACGGCGTTCCTCCATAAAGACCCATCAGCGCGAACCCTCCGCCTTAACCTTCGCGACCGCGTCGGCGATCGAGAGCGTGACGCCATAGGCCGCGCTTTCAGCGACCAGGGCCTGAGCCTTCGCGGCCAGCGAAACCGGATTGAACTCCTGCTCGCCAAGCCCGCCGGCGGGCGCGGCGCGGCCGTCCAGCCCGGAGGCCGCCAGCTGCGCCGGCCGCGCGTCGATGAGCTTGCGGACCTGGGCGAGGCCGTCGTCGCTCGCGCAGAGAGTGACGAAGCTGTCCTTCTCGGCGGGGAGGATCTTCTTCGCCTTGAGCGCGCCGTCGATCAGCTCGGCGACTTCCTTGTCGCGGGCGGCCTTGCGGACGCTTTCGAGCTCCGTTTTCGCCGCGGAAAGCGACGCAAGCGTCGTCTCGTGCACGGCCTTGTCGACCCTGCCGTCCTTCAGGCTGGTGAGGGCCGAAAGACACGCCTGCTCGTTGGCGTCGGGATTGAGCCCGAGCGCCTGGGCGATCGCCTTCATGGATGCAGTCTCCGGTTTGTCGAAACGGGTCGGCGCGCCCGCCGAAGCGAGGGCCGCGCCAGGGAGCGCCGGCGCGGGAACGAGCGAGACCGAATGGACCCACGTCGCCGCCCCCTGGTCGTCGGTGTGGAATGTCGGCGAGACGTAGCGGTGCGTCCGGGCCTTCAGCGCCGCGCGGCCGCCTTCGAGCCAGTCGACCTGACCGTAAAGGCCATCGGCGCGCGCCTCGAGCCGCTTGATCCAGCCCTGCGCCACGGCGCCCGGCCGGTCCTGCACGATGCCGTGGTCGAGATCGAGGGGGATGTCGACGCCCTCGGACGCAAAGCGTGCGGCGAGCGCTTCCGGATCGAAGGAAAACTTGCGGCCGTCCCGACAGCTGAAGGCGCCGCGCGGCCCGAGCTTGATCCAGTCGGGCGGCGTCGCGACCGACGATCCGGCGGCTGACGCGACGGCGACGTCGATCGTCAGCACGCCGCTTGCGACATTCGTCAGATCGGGACTTGCGGCGGGGCGGCTCATGAGGCGAAGCTTTAGTCAGCGGCCGCCTGCGTCGGGGGCTGAACGCGTTCAGCCCGCCCATCGAGACATCGTGGGCCTGGACGCGCCTTTCCTACCGCGTCGGGCCGCGATCAGAAGCCGATTAAGGGCCGCAAGAAGCCGCTCGCAGGGGTGGGCCGCATACACGGGCCATCCAGACCTCAAACGGCCGTCCTGAGCGATTTATGGCGGTCGTGTCCCATCCGATCGACGGCGAAGGGTTTTGCGCCTATATGTGAGACAGGCGGCCGCGCAAACTCACGGGGTGCCGGAGCCAACCGCGGAGGGGTCACGTCCTCCCGGCCGCCTCAGTCCTCTCGATCATCCCTGTCGCGCAGAATCTTCGCCAGCCGTCGCGGGCTGAACGGGTGCAGCGTCCGCACATAGAGGAAGCCGTCGCGCGACAGGCCGAGGGCGAGACGCCACAGCTGATCGCCGATCGACCCCACCAGCGAGCGCGCCGACGCGCCGGATCTGTCCGGCGTCGGCTCGCCCTCGTCCACGATCGTCTGCACATGCGCTGCGGCCTCCAGCCCGAAGCCGTGACGCGCCATCTTCGCCACCAGCGTGTCGTTCGACATCGACACGATCGCGCTCTTCGCCCCGAGTTCTTCGGCGACCTGGCTCGCAACCGCGACAGGAAGGCGAGCTCGTTCGGGGAGCTTTGCGAGGACGCCGAGATCCGTCGAGGCGATCATTGAGGCGATCTGCGCGCGCGCCGTCGGCTCGTCGCTCGCGGCGAGCGTCTCGGCGAGCTTGTCGGTCAGCGTCTCCGCGCGCGCCAGGCCGGGATTCGTGTGCCAGCCGGGATCGAGGCCTGCGGGGATCTTCGCCGTCGCGCCGGTGCGCCGGTTGCGGAAGGTTTTCGGCGGGCCGTCATCGGGCGCCTTGGATCGGTAGCTGACGACAGCATCCTGGCCGTCTGGCCCGGGAAGACGCTGTTCCCCCTTTGCGAGCAACGCGTCGCCCTCACGGCGGGTGATCTGGCGCACGGTGCATTTGCAGCCCCAGCCGTTCGGCGGAAAATGCGTGCGCCAGAAGGGATCGTCGGCGTGGAGGATGATCCCCGCCCAGCGCAGATGTTCCGGACGCGGATCGGACGCGGTGGTCCGGACATAGAGCAGGAAGGGCAGCGCCTTCTTGGTGCGCTGGATGCGATCCCATTGCCCGGCCGCGCGGGCGGCGTTCATGTTCGACCAGAAGATCGTGCGAAGCCGACGCGGCCTGGAGAAGTCGACCTTGCGGGTGCGGTCGCGCAGCTCTGGGTCCTTGACCTCGCGCGGCCCCCACCAGCCAAGCCGCCGAATATCCGCCTCGATCTGCTTCTTCCAAGTCTCGAAGCCCTCGCCGCGCTCGAGCGCGCCGTCGATCGACGTCCGGAACGCGTCGAGCAGCTCGGTCTCCACCGCCTTCGCAACCGTGAAGGCGCGCGCGTGTTCCTCCGCGAACACATCGAGCCATGAGAAGCGCGGCGCCTGCCGCTTCTCCCGGAAATAGCGGAGCACTTCCGGCGGGGTGGCGAAACCCTTGCGCGGCGCAGGCGCGGCGATCGGCGGCTCGTCCGCCATTTCAGTCCCTGACGTCGCCGATTCCGCGCGCGATCGCCGTCCCGCGCGCGAGCGACTCGATCAGCCGGCTCGCGTCCGGACCGCGCGCGGCGAGCATTTCGCGCGCTTCCTCGAGCGAGGTCGCCGTGTCGAGGATTTCGCGCAACGGGCCGACCAAGCCGGCGTCGATCGCCTCCCACTCGCGATCGATGATCTCCTCGACGAGCTGGTCGACCTCGTCCGGCGCGTCGATCGCAGCGGTGGGGTCGGCCGCAAGGCGCGCAGGCCGATTGAGACAGCCGCCGCATCGGCAGCCGGTGACATGCCCGCGAAGCCCCGCCGCGAGCGCCGCAGGCGACGTTGGCGACCCGTTACCGTCCCGCGACCTGTCCTGCCGATCGGGGATCTTCGTCTTGGGGTGGATGGCTTTCGCGCCCGCCGGTCTGTCCGCTCCATCGTCCGCCGCCTTGGGCGGGCCGAGCAGCTCGTCGTCGGTTGACGGTTCCGAGATCCCGAGCTTTTCGCGGATGCCCTTCTGGCCGACACGCAGGCCGAGCGGGACGAGCTTGGCGAGCGCATCCGAGAGCGCGACGGTATCCTCGGGCTCCGCGACGTTCAGGGCCACCTGCGGATAGGCGTCCTGCGGCCCGAAATTCATGATGACGAAGGGCTCGACGACATCGCGGTTCAGCGTCTGGGCGAGCTGCTTGCAGTCGGCGCGCAGGATGTCGAGGCGGACCTCGTTGTGCACCTTGGCCTGCGCCATCGAGGCGCCGTCGTCGGACGTCATCGTCTGGCCGACGACGAGTTTCGATACCTGCTTGTCGACATAGTCGATCAGCTCGCCGAACACGTCGGCGCCGTGCTGGCCCTCGACCTTGTGGAACTCGATCTCCATGCCGGTCGGGCAGATGGCGGCGGCGTCCTGGGCGATCATGCGGACCGCCGTCAGCAGCGCGCGCTTGTCAGTGTCGGACGCCGCCGAGTGGTACTTGCCGAGCCGGAACGGCACACCGTAAATCTCGGCGAAGCTTGCCCAGCTCTGCAGCCCAAACTGCTGAACCAAAAAGGCGAAGCCGGCCGGCCGAGCGAGCCCGCGGCGCAGCGGAATGCCCATCTTGGCGCGCGGCAGATGACGGATGAATTTGAAGGGCTGCAGCAGCTCGCCGTCGAAGCTCGTATCTACGGCAAGCCGGAGTTCCGAAAGCGAGAGCCGGTCGAACACGAAGAAGCGCGGATCTCGATACTTGAACTCGACCGGACGCAGAAAGCCGGCCTGATAGTCCCACATCATCTCGACGACGGCGTAGCCCTTCGCGATGCCGTCGGTCAGCTCGGCCGAAGCCTGCTCGAACCGCGGCGTCTCGACGAGCCCGGTCACGGCGTCGAGGATCTTCGGAGCGACGCCGTCCGGCGCGTCGATCGAGACCGACACGCCCTCGATCGCAAGACGCCGCGTCTGCAGCTGGGAAGCATAGTGCTGGTAACGCTCCTCCATCTCCTCGGCCAGCGTGAGGTAGGCCCGCGCGTCGCCATTCGCGGCGCGCACAAGGATCCGCGACAGCCCCTCGGGCGTGATTCCGGCCGCGACGGCATCATCGATCGTGCGGCGAACGCCGGAGAGCGTCGGCAGCGCGACCTCTTCCGACAGCGCGCGCATGGCGACCTTCGAGGAGATCGGGCGGTTGTACTGGTCGACGAGGCCGCTCACCACATCCTCCGCGATCCGTAGTCTACGAAGCTGCCGCCGGCGACGTTCGCGCCGAGCAGCGGCGAATAGCCAGGGTCCGCCTCACGCGCCGGCGTGTAGCCGTATTCCGGGAGATCCTGCGTCGAGACCCAATAGGAAAGCGC
Protein-coding sequences here:
- a CDS encoding phage protease gives rise to the protein MSRPAASPDLTNVASGVLTIDVAVASAAGSSVATPPDWIKLGPRGAFSCRDGRKFSFDPEALAARFASEGVDIPLDLDHGIVQDRPGAVAQGWIKRLEARADGLYGQVDWLEGGRAALKARTHRYVSPTFHTDDQGAATWVHSVSLVPAPALPGAALASAGAPTRFDKPETASMKAIAQALGLNPDANEQACLSALTSLKDGRVDKAVHETTLASLSAAKTELESVRKAARDKEVAELIDGALKAKKILPAEKDSFVTLCASDDGLAQVRKLIDARPAQLAASGLDGRAAPAGGLGEQEFNPVSLAAKAQALVAESAAYGVTLSIADAVAKVKAEGSR
- a CDS encoding phage minor head protein is translated as MADEPPIAAPAPRKGFATPPEVLRYFREKRQAPRFSWLDVFAEEHARAFTVAKAVETELLDAFRTSIDGALERGEGFETWKKQIEADIRRLGWWGPREVKDPELRDRTRKVDFSRPRRLRTIFWSNMNAARAAGQWDRIQRTKKALPFLLYVRTTASDPRPEHLRWAGIILHADDPFWRTHFPPNGWGCKCTVRQITRREGDALLAKGEQRLPGPDGQDAVVSYRSKAPDDGPPKTFRNRRTGATAKIPAGLDPGWHTNPGLARAETLTDKLAETLAASDEPTARAQIASMIASTDLGVLAKLPERARLPVAVASQVAEELGAKSAIVSMSNDTLVAKMARHGFGLEAAAHVQTIVDEGEPTPDRSGASARSLVGSIGDQLWRLALGLSRDGFLYVRTLHPFSPRRLAKILRDRDDRED
- a CDS encoding DUF935 domain-containing protein, which gives rise to MSGLVDQYNRPISSKVAMRALSEEVALPTLSGVRRTIDDAVAAGITPEGLSRILVRAANGDARAYLTLAEEMEERYQHYASQLQTRRLAIEGVSVSIDAPDGVAPKILDAVTGLVETPRFEQASAELTDGIAKGYAVVEMMWDYQAGFLRPVEFKYRDPRFFVFDRLSLSELRLAVDTSFDGELLQPFKFIRHLPRAKMGIPLRRGLARPAGFAFLVQQFGLQSWASFAEIYGVPFRLGKYHSAASDTDKRALLTAVRMIAQDAAAICPTGMEIEFHKVEGQHGADVFGELIDYVDKQVSKLVVGQTMTSDDGASMAQAKVHNEVRLDILRADCKQLAQTLNRDVVEPFVIMNFGPQDAYPQVALNVAEPEDTVALSDALAKLVPLGLRVGQKGIREKLGISEPSTDDELLGPPKAADDGADRPAGAKAIHPKTKIPDRQDRSRDGNGSPTSPAALAAGLRGHVTGCRCGGCLNRPARLAADPTAAIDAPDEVDQLVEEIIDREWEAIDAGLVGPLREILDTATSLEEAREMLAARGPDASRLIESLARGTAIARGIGDVRD